Sequence from the Streptomyces sp. NBC_00440 genome:
ACGGCCATGTCGTCATCGAGGTCAACACCCGCCGCGCGATGTCCACGGCGGAGCGCGAGGCCGACCTGGCGGAGGCCCTCGCCTTCACCCGCCTCCACCTGGCGACCCGGGTCCGCCACCCATGACACCCCGGCCCGGCCCGGCCGGCGGCGACAGCGGCGCCCCCACCGGCGCCGAGTCCGCCCCCGCGCCCGGTCCCGCCCCCGCGCGTCGCAGGGGCCGCCCGCCGCGTGACCGGGCGGCCGAGGGCGGCGGTGCGCGGGAACGCATCCTGGAGTCGGCCCGCAGGGAGTTCTCCGAGCGGGGGTACGACAAGACCTCCGTACGCGCCATCGCGAAGGCGGCGGGGGTCGACCCGGCGCTCGTCCACCACTACTTCGGTACGAAGGACGAGGTCTTCGAGGCGGCGATCGAGGTCACCATGGAGCCCGTCCAGCTCGTGACCTCGCTGCTCGAAGCGGGCCCCGACGGCATCGGTGAGCGGCTGGCCCGCTCCTTCCTCGGCGCCTGGGAGAACCCGGCGACCCGCACCCCGCTGCTGGCGATCATCCGCTCGGCACTGACGCACGAGGCGGCGGGGAAGGTACTGCGCGGCTTCGTGTTCCAGCGCGTACTCGGCCGGGTGGCGGCGGACCTCGACGTACCGGACCCGCAGTTCCGGGCGGAGCTGGCGGCCTCGCACATGATCGGCATCGCGATGATGCGGTACGTGATCGAGGTGGAGCCGATGGCGTCGGCCGAGGTGGACGACATCGTGGCGATGGTCGCCCCGACGCTGCAGAGGTACCTGACGGAGTGAGGCCGCGGGCGGCCCGTGGCAGGCTCCTCCCGCCCCGTGAACCGTCCCCCCGTCCGTCCCGTAATCCGGACGAGGCGTCCGGATCTTGGAGGGCAGGCGTACGCTCGACGGCAGTCACATCTGCCTAAGGAGCGAGCCACGATGCCCGAGCTGAGGTCCCGCACAGTCACCCACGGCCGCAACATGGCGGGCGCCCGTGCCCTCATGCGAGCCTCGGGCGTAGCGAGCGAGGACATCGGCAAGCCGATCATCGCGGTCGCCAACTCGTTCACCGAGTTCGTCCCGGGCCACACCCACCTCCAGCCGGTCGGCCGGATCGTCTCCGAGGCGATCAAGGCGGCGGGCGCGGTGCCCCGCGAGTTCAACACGATCGCCGTGGACGACGGCATCGCGATGGGCCACGGCGGGATGCTCTACAGCCTGCCCTCGCGCGACCTGATCGCGGACAGCGTCGAGTACATGGTCGAGGCACACTGCGCGGACGCCCTGATCTGCATCTCCAACTGCGACAAGATCACCCCGGGCATGCTGATGGCCGCCATGCGCCTCAACATCCCCACGGTCTTCGTCTCCGGCGGCCCGATGGAGGCCGGCAAGGCGACCCTGGTCGACGGCACGGTCCGCAAGCTCGACCTGATCAACGCCATCAGCGACGCGGTCGACGAGAACGTCTCGGACGAGGACATCCTCCGTATCGAGGAGAACGCCTGCCCCACCTGCGGCAGCTGCTCGGGCATGTTCACGGCCAACTCGATGAACTGCCTGACCGAGGCCCTCGGCCTGGCGCT
This genomic interval carries:
- a CDS encoding TetR/AcrR family transcriptional regulator; amino-acid sequence: MTPRPGPAGGDSGAPTGAESAPAPGPAPARRRGRPPRDRAAEGGGARERILESARREFSERGYDKTSVRAIAKAAGVDPALVHHYFGTKDEVFEAAIEVTMEPVQLVTSLLEAGPDGIGERLARSFLGAWENPATRTPLLAIIRSALTHEAAGKVLRGFVFQRVLGRVAADLDVPDPQFRAELAASHMIGIAMMRYVIEVEPMASAEVDDIVAMVAPTLQRYLTE